In Methylococcus geothermalis, one genomic interval encodes:
- a CDS encoding peptide chain release factor 3 has product MSDLEFEIERRRTFAIISHPDAGKTTLTEKLLLFGGAIQLAGSVKGRKAARHATSDWMEMEKQRGISVTTSVMQFEHRDRIFNLLDTPGHEDFSEDTYRTLTAVDSALMVIDSAKGVEERTIKLMEVCRLRDTPILTFINKLDREGREPVELLDEVERILNIQCAPITWPIGMGKRFKGVYHLYEDAIHWFSASHGDRIVKGEVIEGLNSPKLDERLGDMADELRMEIELVRGASHEFDLEAYRAGRQTPVFFGSAINNFGILELLDAFAEYAPPPHSRQARERAVMPEEDKFSGFVFKIQANMDPAHRDRIAFLRVCSGRYTKGMRLFHVRSGKAMQVANAITFQADSRENVEEAYPGDIIGLHNHGTIQVGDTFTQGENLKFEGIPYFAPELFRRVVLKDPLRSKALQRGLQQLSEEGATQLFKPLRNNDLILGAVGVLQFDVTAFRLKSEYNVDCVYDAVPVTTARWVSCSDPKKLEEFKRKVHDNLAEDGSGYLVYLATSRVNLSLTEERWPDIRFSATREL; this is encoded by the coding sequence ATGTCCGATCTTGAATTCGAAATCGAGCGGCGGCGAACCTTCGCCATCATCTCCCATCCCGACGCCGGCAAGACCACGCTGACCGAAAAGCTGCTGCTGTTCGGCGGCGCGATCCAGCTCGCGGGCTCGGTCAAGGGCCGCAAGGCGGCGCGGCACGCGACTTCGGACTGGATGGAGATGGAGAAGCAGCGCGGCATCTCGGTCACGACCTCGGTGATGCAGTTCGAGCACCGCGACCGCATCTTCAACCTGCTCGACACGCCGGGCCACGAGGACTTCTCCGAGGACACCTACCGCACCCTGACCGCGGTGGACTCCGCCCTCATGGTGATCGACAGCGCCAAGGGCGTGGAGGAGCGCACCATCAAGCTGATGGAGGTGTGCCGGCTGCGCGACACGCCCATCCTTACCTTCATCAACAAGCTGGACCGCGAGGGCCGGGAGCCGGTGGAGCTGCTCGATGAGGTCGAGCGCATCCTCAACATCCAGTGCGCGCCCATCACCTGGCCGATCGGCATGGGCAAGCGCTTCAAGGGCGTTTACCACTTGTACGAGGATGCGATCCATTGGTTCAGCGCCTCGCACGGCGACCGCATCGTCAAGGGCGAGGTCATCGAGGGCTTGAACAGCCCGAAGCTGGACGAACGCTTGGGCGACATGGCGGACGAGTTGCGCATGGAGATCGAACTGGTGCGCGGGGCGAGCCACGAGTTCGATCTGGAGGCCTATCGCGCCGGGCGCCAGACGCCGGTGTTCTTCGGTTCGGCGATCAACAATTTCGGCATCCTCGAACTGCTGGATGCCTTCGCCGAGTACGCGCCGCCGCCGCATTCGCGCCAGGCCCGCGAGCGCGCCGTCATGCCGGAAGAGGACAAATTTTCCGGTTTCGTGTTCAAGATCCAGGCGAACATGGACCCGGCCCACCGCGACCGCATCGCCTTCCTGCGGGTCTGCTCGGGTCGCTACACCAAGGGCATGCGGCTGTTCCACGTACGCTCGGGCAAGGCCATGCAAGTGGCCAACGCCATCACCTTCCAGGCCGACAGCCGCGAGAACGTGGAGGAGGCCTATCCCGGCGACATCATCGGCCTGCACAACCACGGCACCATCCAGGTCGGCGACACGTTCACCCAGGGCGAGAACCTGAAATTCGAGGGGATTCCCTACTTCGCGCCGGAGCTGTTCCGCCGCGTGGTGCTGAAGGACCCGTTGCGCTCCAAGGCCTTGCAGCGCGGCCTGCAGCAGCTGAGCGAGGAAGGCGCGACCCAGTTGTTCAAGCCTCTGCGCAACAACGACCTGATCCTCGGCGCGGTGGGCGTGCTGCAGTTCGACGTGACGGCGTTCCGGCTGAAGTCCGAATACAACGTGGACTGCGTCTACGATGCGGTGCCGGTGACCACGGCGCGCTGGGTGTCGTGCAGCGATCCCAAGAAGCTCGAAGAGTTCAAGCGCAAGGTCCACGACAACCTGGCGGAGGACGGCAGCGGCTATCTGGTCTATCTCGCCACCAGCCGGGTGAACTTGTCGCTCACCGAGGAGCGCTGGCCGGACATCCGCTTCAGCGCGACCCGCGAGCTGTAA
- the soxZ gene encoding thiosulfate oxidation carrier complex protein SoxZ, translating into MKIRTKTVDGVTTLRLLITHPMETGRRRDEASGAVVPAHYIEELTLEHEGKPVVRCRLSTAVSKDPYFSLQFRGGRPGERIRVSWTDNLGKTESQEAFIE; encoded by the coding sequence ATGAAGATTCGTACCAAGACCGTCGACGGCGTCACCACCCTCCGCCTGCTGATCACCCATCCGATGGAAACCGGCCGGCGCCGCGACGAGGCCTCCGGCGCAGTCGTTCCGGCCCATTACATCGAGGAACTGACCCTCGAGCACGAAGGCAAACCCGTGGTGCGCTGCCGGCTCAGCACCGCCGTGTCCAAGGACCCTTATTTCTCCCTGCAATTCCGCGGCGGCCGGCCGGGGGAACGCATCCGGGTGAGCTGGACCGACAATCTCGGAAAAACCGAATCGCAGGAAGCCTTCATCGAGTGA
- a CDS encoding thiosulfate oxidation carrier protein SoxY, translating into MNETASRRRFLLIALRRAAALGLFRAAAAYGKDTDPTSYDGVLRALTGGRTPEASGELVLDVPDSAENGAIVPVTLASRIDRTAALHLLVVHNPRPLAASFSFLDGAVPSVSFRIKMNESSEVVALAEAGGRLYWTRKQVRVAVGGCG; encoded by the coding sequence ATGAACGAAACCGCTTCCCGCCGCCGTTTTCTCCTCATCGCCCTGCGTCGTGCCGCTGCGCTGGGGCTTTTCAGGGCCGCCGCTGCCTACGGAAAAGACACGGACCCGACGTCTTACGATGGCGTCCTGCGCGCCCTGACGGGTGGCCGAACGCCGGAAGCCAGCGGTGAACTGGTGCTGGACGTCCCGGACAGTGCGGAAAACGGCGCCATCGTGCCGGTGACGCTGGCGAGCCGAATCGACCGGACGGCCGCGCTGCATTTGCTGGTGGTGCACAATCCCCGGCCGCTTGCGGCATCATTCAGTTTCCTGGACGGCGCGGTGCCTTCGGTCTCGTTTCGCATCAAGATGAACGAGAGCAGCGAGGTGGTCGCGCTGGCCGAGGCCGGAGGCAGGCTCTACTGGACCCGCAAACAGGTCAGGGTGGCGGTCGGCGGCTGCGGCTGA
- a CDS encoding S-methyl-5'-thioinosine phosphorylase — MSLTAIIGGTGLTRLERLDIIRRETLATPYGAPSSALTFGRLAGRDFVFLARHGDPHTLPPHRINYRANVWALKQAGADAVIAAAAVGGIGERMGPGRLAVPHQLIDYTWGRAGTFFEDELDHVTHIDFTVPYSEDLRRKLITSARAAGLSIVDGGVYGCTQGPRLETAAEIARMERDGCDLVGMTGMPEAALARELDLPYAACAIVANWAAGKGEGEITMAEIERHLARGMADFVELLTRFAESA; from the coding sequence ATGAGCCTCACCGCGATCATCGGCGGCACCGGCCTGACCCGGCTGGAACGACTCGACATCATCCGCCGTGAGACCTTGGCCACACCCTATGGCGCACCGTCCTCGGCCCTGACTTTCGGCCGGCTGGCAGGGCGCGACTTCGTGTTCCTGGCCCGTCACGGCGATCCGCACACCCTTCCTCCGCATCGGATCAACTATCGCGCGAACGTCTGGGCGCTGAAGCAGGCCGGCGCCGATGCCGTCATCGCCGCGGCCGCGGTCGGCGGCATCGGGGAACGCATGGGACCGGGCCGGCTGGCCGTCCCGCACCAGCTCATCGACTACACCTGGGGCAGGGCCGGCACCTTCTTCGAGGACGAGCTGGACCACGTCACCCACATCGATTTCACCGTGCCCTACAGCGAAGACCTGCGCCGGAAGCTGATCACCTCGGCCCGCGCCGCGGGCCTTTCCATCGTTGACGGAGGAGTTTACGGCTGTACCCAGGGACCGCGGCTGGAAACGGCGGCGGAGATCGCGCGGATGGAGCGCGACGGCTGCGATCTGGTCGGCATGACCGGCATGCCGGAAGCAGCGCTCGCGCGCGAGCTGGATCTGCCCTACGCGGCCTGCGCGATCGTGGCCAACTGGGCCGCCGGCAAGGGCGAAGGCGAAATCACCATGGCCGAGATCGAACGGCATCTTGCGCGCGGCATGGCCGATTTCGTCGAGCTGCTGACCCGTTTCGCCGAATCGGCCTGA
- a CDS encoding hypoxanthine-guanine phosphoribosyltransferase: protein MNRLEEIRRVEATAELLHSEAEVERAIARLAAEIGEAIADSNPIVMTILTGGIVFAGKLLTHLRFPLELDAIGASRYRGRTRGGETHWRLEPGLHLKDRTVLLVDDILDEGITLAEVRKHCFELGAARVLIAVLVDKNLGREKPCRADFVGLVTENRYLFGYGLDYKGYLRNAAGIYACTGTESQGA, encoded by the coding sequence ATGAACAGACTCGAAGAGATACGGCGGGTCGAGGCAACCGCCGAACTGCTGCATTCCGAAGCCGAAGTCGAACGTGCCATCGCCCGCCTGGCCGCGGAGATCGGCGAGGCCATCGCGGACAGCAATCCGATCGTCATGACCATCCTCACCGGCGGGATCGTGTTCGCCGGGAAGCTCCTCACCCATCTGCGGTTCCCGCTGGAGCTCGACGCCATCGGCGCCAGCCGCTACCGCGGCCGGACCAGGGGCGGCGAGACCCACTGGCGGCTGGAACCCGGACTTCACCTGAAGGACCGCACCGTGCTGCTGGTCGACGACATCCTGGACGAAGGCATCACCCTGGCCGAGGTGCGAAAGCATTGCTTCGAGCTGGGCGCCGCGCGCGTCCTGATCGCCGTCCTGGTCGACAAGAATCTGGGGCGGGAGAAGCCCTGCCGGGCGGATTTCGTCGGCCTCGTTACGGAAAACCGCTACCTATTTGGATACGGCCTGGACTACAAAGGTTATCTGCGCAATGCCGCCGGCATCTATGCCTGCACCGGCACCGAATCCCAAGGAGCCTGA
- the nagZ gene encoding beta-N-acetylhexosaminidase yields the protein MNPVPPPRCLMFDLAGTTVSDEEREFLRHPAAGGLILFSRNYQSPEQLTALVASVRALRPDILIATDHEGGRVQRFREGFTRLPAAATFLASGRPDALATAETTGWLMAAELRAVGVDFSFAPVLDVDSGISAVIGDRAFARTPDEVTAAARAFVAGMRRAGMAAVGKHFPGHGGVADDSHLTLPEDRRELEDLLARDLLPFSALIREDLEGIMPAHVLYARIDAQPPCFSHFWLQTILRERMNFDGAIFSDDLSMAGAAFAGDYATRALAALKAGCDMLVVCNTPEATAAILQALENRPASAGSARRLAAMRGRFPIDRGELLASAEWRDAVDRLQIFVGHTA from the coding sequence ATGAATCCAGTCCCGCCACCGCGCTGCCTGATGTTCGACCTTGCCGGGACCACCGTATCGGACGAAGAGCGCGAATTTCTGCGTCATCCAGCGGCCGGCGGCCTGATTCTGTTCAGCCGCAACTACCAATCGCCGGAACAATTGACCGCGCTGGTCGCGAGCGTCCGCGCCCTGCGGCCGGATATCCTGATCGCCACCGATCACGAGGGCGGCCGGGTCCAGCGTTTCCGCGAAGGCTTCACCCGGCTACCCGCAGCGGCCACTTTTCTGGCATCGGGCCGCCCCGACGCCTTGGCGACTGCCGAAACCACCGGCTGGCTCATGGCGGCGGAGCTCCGGGCGGTGGGCGTGGATTTCAGCTTCGCGCCGGTGCTCGACGTCGACAGCGGTATCAGTGCCGTCATCGGCGACCGCGCCTTCGCCCGCACCCCGGATGAAGTCACCGCCGCCGCCCGAGCCTTCGTCGCCGGGATGCGCCGAGCCGGCATGGCCGCGGTGGGCAAGCATTTCCCCGGCCACGGGGGCGTGGCCGACGATTCGCATCTGACCCTGCCGGAAGACCGGCGCGAACTCGAGGACCTGCTCGCCCGCGACCTGCTGCCCTTCTCGGCGCTGATACGCGAGGACCTGGAAGGCATCATGCCCGCCCATGTGCTGTATGCCCGGATCGACGCCCAACCTCCGTGCTTTTCGCATTTCTGGCTGCAGACCATCCTGCGCGAACGGATGAATTTCGACGGCGCGATCTTCTCGGACGATCTTTCCATGGCGGGCGCTGCTTTTGCAGGCGACTACGCCACCCGCGCCCTGGCGGCGCTTAAGGCGGGCTGCGACATGCTGGTGGTTTGCAACACCCCCGAGGCGACCGCGGCGATCCTGCAAGCCCTGGAAAACCGCCCCGCTTCCGCCGGCAGCGCGCGCCGGCTGGCGGCCATGCGCGGCCGCTTTCCGATCGACCGCGGCGAGCTGCTGGCAAGCGCCGAATGGCGCGACGCGGTCGACCGTCTCCAAATCTTTGTCGGCCATACCGCATGA
- the hfq gene encoding RNA chaperone Hfq, with product MSKGQNLQDPFLNTLRKEHVPVSIYLVNGIKLQGKVDSFDQYVIMLKNTVSQMVYKHAISTIVPGRPVRVPHAGDGGEEEAE from the coding sequence ATGTCGAAGGGCCAAAATTTGCAAGATCCATTCCTGAACACACTCCGGAAGGAACACGTTCCGGTTTCGATCTATCTCGTCAATGGGATCAAGCTGCAAGGAAAGGTGGATTCGTTCGACCAGTACGTGATCATGCTGAAGAATACCGTCAGCCAGATGGTGTACAAGCACGCGATCTCGACAATCGTACCCGGCCGTCCCGTGCGCGTGCCGCATGCGGGCGACGGCGGCGAAGAAGAGGCCGAATGA
- the hflX gene encoding ribosome rescue GTPase HflX, producing MFDRPGAGSRAVLVHMPLAGPDQEDLDELRLLALSAGAEPVATVSGRLRAIDPRYYIGQGKLEELAETVKAYEAELVLFNHALTPSQERNLEKALDVRVVDRNGLILDIFAQRARSFEGRLQVELAQLKHLATRLVRGWTHLERQKGGIGLRGPGETQLETDKRLLANRIRQIQKRLQQVEVQRNQGRQARRRAQVPVVGLVGYTNAGKSTLFNALTQADVYSADQLFATLDPTLRRLTRGGLNMVLADTVGFIRHLPHELVAAFRSTLQESAEADLLLHVIDANDQRMDETIAEVRQVLAEIGADRIPCIEVYNKIDRLDGVAPHIERDQSGRPVRIWISARSGSGLELLKELLEEILGGGVERRTLALSAEQGELRARLYREARVLSEAPDGEGGWRMCVEFPATARGLRCAIGDDPAHGEGGDWTAKRAGASH from the coding sequence TTGTTCGATAGGCCCGGTGCCGGATCACGCGCGGTATTGGTGCACATGCCGTTGGCCGGGCCGGATCAGGAGGATCTGGACGAACTTCGGCTCCTGGCGCTGTCCGCCGGAGCCGAGCCGGTGGCCACTGTCAGCGGACGCCTGCGCGCGATCGACCCACGCTATTACATCGGCCAGGGCAAGTTGGAGGAACTGGCCGAGACCGTCAAAGCGTATGAGGCCGAGCTGGTGTTGTTCAATCATGCGCTCACGCCGAGCCAGGAGCGAAATCTAGAGAAAGCCCTGGATGTCCGGGTGGTCGACCGCAACGGCCTCATCCTGGATATTTTCGCCCAGCGCGCGCGTTCCTTCGAAGGGCGGCTCCAGGTCGAACTGGCTCAGTTGAAGCACCTTGCCACGCGGTTGGTGCGGGGCTGGACCCATCTCGAACGCCAGAAGGGCGGGATCGGCCTACGCGGTCCGGGCGAAACTCAGCTCGAGACCGATAAGCGTCTTCTTGCCAACCGGATCCGTCAGATCCAGAAGCGGCTCCAGCAGGTGGAGGTGCAGCGCAACCAGGGTCGGCAGGCCCGTCGCCGGGCGCAGGTGCCGGTCGTCGGTCTGGTCGGTTATACGAACGCGGGCAAGTCGACCTTGTTCAACGCCTTGACCCAGGCGGACGTCTATTCGGCAGACCAATTGTTCGCGACCCTGGATCCGACCTTGCGGCGCCTGACCAGAGGCGGGTTGAACATGGTGCTGGCGGATACCGTCGGCTTCATCCGGCACCTCCCGCACGAACTGGTCGCGGCGTTTCGGTCGACTCTGCAGGAATCGGCCGAAGCGGATCTTCTGCTGCATGTCATCGATGCCAACGACCAGCGCATGGACGAAACCATCGCAGAGGTCCGGCAGGTGCTGGCGGAGATCGGCGCCGACCGGATTCCGTGTATCGAGGTCTACAACAAGATCGACCGCCTCGACGGCGTGGCTCCGCACATCGAGCGCGACCAGTCGGGCCGTCCGGTCCGGATTTGGATTTCGGCCCGGAGCGGCAGCGGCCTGGAGTTGCTGAAGGAGCTTCTCGAAGAGATCCTGGGGGGCGGCGTCGAGCGCCGCACTCTGGCCTTGTCGGCGGAGCAGGGCGAACTCAGGGCCCGGCTTTATCGCGAGGCGCGGGTGTTGTCCGAAGCTCCCGACGGCGAAGGCGGCTGGCGGATGTGCGTGGAATTTCCGGCCACGGCCCGCGGTTTGCGCTGCGCTATCGGGGACGACCCGGCGCATGGGGAGGGCGGGGATTGGACGGCGAAGCGGGCAGGCGCGAGCCACTGA
- the hflK gene encoding FtsH protease activity modulator HflK: MAWNEPGGGKKDPWSGRDQQDTPPDLDEVLRHLQERINKLFGRKPGSGDGGNAGRLTGMIGAAAVAVWGLTGIYIVDEGSRGVVTRFGKYVETTQPGPHWHWPAPIEAVTVVNVEQQRFVEVGYRSGGRQQAVGSLGSVPREALMLTKDENIVDVRLAVQYQIKDAKDYLFNVLDPEGTLKQVTESAERSVIGNSTMDFVLTEGRSGIAADIKVEIQEMLDQYRAGIRVITVNLVDAQPPEDVQASFEDAIKAREDEQRLKNEAEAYANEVVPRARGAASRLTQESEGYKEKVIAKARGEAGRFERLLAEYEKAPDVMRERLYIESMQEVMERANTLMLDVKNGNNVIYLPLDKIRSARGAADAAASESEAGSVPMPAQIDSQEGGAKAGGGRASSRGRDGRGQ; encoded by the coding sequence ATGGCTTGGAATGAACCGGGCGGTGGCAAAAAAGACCCGTGGAGCGGGCGCGACCAGCAGGATACCCCGCCGGATCTGGACGAGGTCTTGCGTCATCTGCAGGAGCGCATCAACAAGCTGTTCGGGCGCAAGCCGGGCAGCGGTGATGGCGGGAACGCCGGCAGACTGACCGGCATGATCGGCGCGGCCGCCGTGGCGGTATGGGGTCTGACCGGCATTTACATCGTCGATGAGGGCAGCCGCGGCGTGGTGACGCGTTTCGGCAAGTACGTCGAAACCACACAGCCCGGTCCGCACTGGCACTGGCCGGCTCCGATCGAAGCGGTGACGGTGGTCAACGTCGAGCAGCAGCGTTTCGTCGAGGTCGGCTACCGCTCGGGCGGGCGTCAGCAGGCGGTCGGCTCGCTCGGCTCGGTGCCGCGCGAAGCCCTGATGCTGACGAAAGACGAAAACATCGTCGACGTCCGTCTGGCCGTGCAATACCAGATCAAGGACGCGAAGGACTATCTGTTCAACGTGCTGGATCCCGAGGGCACTTTGAAGCAGGTCACCGAAAGCGCTGAACGTTCGGTGATCGGCAACAGCACCATGGATTTCGTCCTGACCGAGGGGCGCAGCGGTATTGCCGCCGACATCAAGGTCGAGATCCAGGAAATGCTCGATCAATATCGTGCCGGTATTCGGGTGATCACGGTCAATCTGGTCGATGCCCAGCCGCCGGAAGACGTACAGGCTTCTTTCGAGGATGCCATCAAAGCTCGCGAGGACGAGCAGCGGCTGAAGAACGAAGCCGAGGCCTACGCGAACGAGGTCGTTCCCAGGGCGCGCGGCGCCGCTTCGCGGTTGACCCAGGAATCCGAAGGCTACAAGGAAAAGGTCATCGCCAAGGCTCGGGGCGAGGCCGGTCGTTTCGAGCGGCTTCTTGCGGAATACGAAAAGGCGCCGGACGTGATGCGCGAGCGCCTTTACATCGAGTCGATGCAGGAAGTGATGGAGCGCGCCAACACCCTGATGCTGGACGTGAAGAACGGGAACAACGTGATCTACCTGCCTCTGGACAAGATCAGGTCGGCTCGGGGCGCAGCCGATGCCGCTGCGTCCGAGTCCGAAGCCGGCAGCGTGCCCATGCCGGCGCAGATCGACAGCCAGGAGGGTGGAGCCAAGGCCGGCGGCGGGCGTGCGTCGAGCCGCGGCAGAGACGGGAGGGGACAATAA
- the hflC gene encoding protease modulator HflC has translation MAQAKAIIAVAGAAAVLASLSMFTVSETQKVIRFRLGEIVQADYTPGIYFQVPFINNVKKFDGRILTLESKPERFLTSEKKNVIVDSFVKWRVKDVAKYYTTVAGDVVQANIRLDQIIKDAMRSEFSKRTIRELVSSERSQIRDVLSSAASPVAEQLGIQIVDVRVMRIDLPSEVSSSVYRRMEAERARVARDFRSRGAEVAERIRADADRQREVILADAYRDAELKRGEGEATAADIYAQAYGKNKEFFSLYRSLSAYRSAIREDDTLVLEPDSEFFRYFKKSTGK, from the coding sequence ATGGCACAGGCTAAGGCAATCATCGCGGTGGCCGGCGCGGCGGCGGTGCTGGCATCGCTGTCGATGTTCACCGTCTCCGAAACCCAGAAGGTGATCAGGTTCCGGCTGGGCGAAATCGTGCAGGCGGACTATACGCCGGGGATTTATTTCCAGGTGCCGTTCATCAACAACGTGAAGAAATTCGACGGCCGGATCCTGACCCTGGAGTCCAAGCCCGAGCGTTTCCTGACCTCCGAGAAAAAGAACGTCATCGTCGATTCCTTCGTGAAATGGCGGGTGAAGGACGTCGCCAAGTATTACACGACGGTGGCGGGCGACGTGGTTCAGGCAAACATCCGCCTGGATCAGATCATCAAGGACGCCATGCGTAGCGAGTTCAGCAAGCGTACCATCCGCGAGCTGGTGTCTTCCGAGCGCTCGCAGATCCGGGACGTCCTGAGCAGCGCCGCGAGTCCGGTGGCGGAGCAGCTCGGCATCCAGATCGTGGATGTCCGGGTGATGCGCATCGATCTGCCCAGTGAGGTCAGCTCCTCGGTGTACCGGCGCATGGAGGCCGAGCGGGCACGTGTCGCGCGCGATTTCCGTTCGCGTGGCGCCGAAGTGGCGGAGCGTATCCGTGCGGACGCCGACCGCCAGCGCGAAGTGATCCTGGCCGATGCCTACCGCGACGCCGAACTCAAGCGCGGCGAGGGCGAGGCGACGGCGGCGGATATCTATGCCCAGGCTTACGGCAAGAACAAGGAATTCTTCAGCCTTTATCGCAGCCTGTCGGCTTACCGCAGCGCGATTCGCGAGGATGACACCCTGGTGCTCGAGCCGGATTCCGAGTTCTTCAGGTATTTCAAGAAATCCACCGGCAAGTGA
- a CDS encoding ATP phosphoribosyltransferase regulatory subunit: MFPFSYPADDRWLLPEGIEELLPEEAERLELLRRRVLDRFAAWGYRLVMPPLIEFIDSLLTGAGHDLDIQTFKLIDQASGRLLGIRADMTPQVARIDARTHAGDMPGRFCYLGSVLHTQADRLEKSRSPIQFGAELYGHGGVASDLEVIRLMLEVLATAGVERVHLDLGHVGIFRGLARQAGLTETQEGELFSLLQQKARPELTAAIAGMGMAPSLACMFTELVDLNGRHGVLERARRCLAEADAAVHLALEELASLAERLGCHSPELPINFDLAELRGYRYQTGVVFAAFVPGYGREIARGGRYDDIGKVFGRARPATGFSADLKVILRLSALGESFSGNGNAIFAPAAGEPGLAAAIRELRDAGQTVVEALPGQPGDAATHGFRNELRCDGGRWRVHPISSNDA; this comes from the coding sequence ATGTTCCCTTTTTCCTATCCAGCCGATGACCGCTGGCTGCTGCCGGAAGGCATCGAAGAACTTCTGCCCGAGGAAGCCGAGCGGCTGGAGCTGTTGCGGCGACGGGTGCTCGACCGCTTCGCCGCCTGGGGCTACCGGCTGGTGATGCCGCCCTTGATCGAATTCATCGATTCCCTGTTGACCGGTGCCGGCCATGACTTGGACATCCAGACCTTCAAGCTGATCGACCAGGCCAGTGGACGCCTCCTCGGCATCCGCGCCGACATGACGCCACAGGTCGCCCGCATCGATGCCCGCACCCATGCCGGCGATATGCCGGGGCGGTTTTGTTATTTGGGCTCCGTGCTCCACACCCAGGCCGATCGCCTGGAGAAGTCTCGCAGCCCCATCCAGTTCGGCGCGGAGCTTTACGGCCACGGCGGCGTGGCGAGCGACCTCGAGGTCATCCGTCTGATGCTCGAAGTTCTGGCAACGGCAGGCGTCGAGCGGGTCCACCTGGATCTGGGGCATGTGGGCATATTCCGCGGTCTGGCCCGTCAGGCCGGGCTGACTGAGACGCAGGAAGGCGAACTGTTCTCCCTGTTGCAGCAGAAAGCCCGCCCCGAACTCACGGCGGCCATTGCCGGCATGGGGATGGCGCCGTCACTGGCGTGCATGTTCACGGAACTGGTCGATCTCAACGGCCGGCACGGCGTCCTAGAGCGGGCCCGACGATGCCTGGCCGAAGCCGACGCGGCGGTGCATCTCGCCCTGGAAGAGCTGGCATCGCTGGCAGAGCGGCTCGGCTGTCATAGTCCCGAGCTTCCCATCAATTTCGACTTGGCCGAATTGCGGGGCTACCGCTATCAGACCGGCGTGGTTTTTGCCGCGTTCGTGCCCGGCTACGGGCGGGAGATCGCGCGCGGTGGACGGTATGACGACATCGGCAAGGTGTTCGGACGGGCGCGTCCGGCGACCGGATTCAGTGCCGATCTCAAGGTCATTCTCAGATTGTCTGCGCTCGGCGAGTCATTTTCCGGCAATGGAAATGCCATATTCGCCCCGGCCGCCGGTGAGCCCGGGCTGGCCGCGGCCATTCGCGAACTGCGCGATGCGGGACAGACGGTCGTGGAAGCGTTGCCCGGACAGCCAGGCGATGCCGCGACGCACGGCTTCCGCAACGAACTGCGGTGCGACGGTGGTCGCTGGCGCGTTCATCCTATTTCGTCGAACGACGCATGA